From Triticum urartu cultivar G1812 unplaced genomic scaffold, Tu2.1 TuUngrouped_contig_9399, whole genome shotgun sequence, one genomic window encodes:
- the LOC125532216 gene encoding ATP synthase subunit 9, mitochondrial-like, translating into MEVQARVLRIINKKSKKEQRRKNMTRKVFSRLEMLEGAKSIGAGAATIALAGAAVGIGNVLSSSIHSVARNPSLAKQSFGYAILGFTLTEAIALFAPMMAFLISFVFRSHKKS; encoded by the coding sequence ATGGAGGTGCAGGCCAGAGTACTTCGAATCATCAACAAGAAATCCAAGAAAGAACAGCGAAGGAAAAACATGACAAGAAAAGTGTTTTCTCGACTCGAGATGTTAGAAGGTGCTAAATCAATAGGTGCCGGAGCTGCTACAATTGCATTAGCCGGAGCTGCTGTCGGTATTGGAAACGTCCTCAGTTCTTCGATTCATTCCGTGGCGCGAAATCCATCATTGGCTAAACAATCATTTGGTTATGCCATTTTGGGCTTTACTCTCACCGAAGCTATTGCATTGTTTGCTCCAATGATGGCCTTTCTAATCTCATTCGTTTTCCGATCACATAAAAAGTCATGA